The Vitis vinifera cultivar Pinot Noir 40024 chromosome 8, ASM3070453v1 genome segment GCCGCTCACTCAGGCCTAGGTAGCTTCGGCACCTTCACTTTGCTCCGGCGAGCCCTCGGCTCTTCCCTCTTCGTTCTCCTCTTCGTTCTGTCTTTTCAGTTCTCCCAGCCCTTTATTATCTACcggtttggttttttttttttttaatatattttatatttttcctctttccattaaaaacatatttcattaaaaaaaaatacctccCTTGTTAGTTTTCCTTGTTTACGTTGAAAATTCTCGAATTAAGATCATTgataactaatttttattttaaattagataATTGATAATTgatcttattttgtttaaataaaattagataattgtaattgatattttaattaataaaaaattagtttttttttttgctttttaaaattctttaattaTTAATCTTTTTTCAAATGGCAAAAAagttttatactttttatataacttGTTATCGtcttaaatttattctattttatttttattatttacatattttaaatatttattatttataaaaatgatgcaaaataaaagaaaattcctaTGTTATCTCTCTCTCACTTTCTTTGcttaaaaaaatcctaaaaaatataattaaaaaaattctcgaTCAACTATGTTGAAGAATTATGAGTTTTAGATAAAACGTTATAAATGCAGACTTTTCTTTCACATTCTTTCAAATGCAAATGATTGTATCCAACCTAGAAGTATTTTCTTAGCATCCAAACGATGGTATATATTCTTAATAGGATTTTGAATGCTATAATTCTCCTCTTTCTTATCCAATAttcattcttattttcattctaaagattttttaaagattttaatacAGGAGTTAAAGGTTTTAACGTAATTAAACTTATAAGGGATATTTAAACCTTTATAACTCAATTAAACTTTGTATGAAATTAGTAATGATCAATAAGAATTCAATCACATACAAGAGAGAAGGATTTTCTGTGGAAAACTCTTGCACTAACTATGGAAATAAAAAGTCAGGTCTATGACCTCATATCAAACATTCATTATACAAAATCATAATACATTGATCTACCAAGATGCTTACCCAAAGACTTACTTTACAATACCAATATCATAATCCATGTCCACAACACAGCATCTCAAATGCTCTAGTAGATTCACCTCAACCTCTGAGGGGGTACAAGTTCTTCTGACAACTTAGAATTCGATTAAACAAATTATTAAGAGTTTCTAAGAATGGTAAGGCAAGTTATGGTTTTTCTCAATGGAAGCATCAAACCCTAAAACAAGCATAAGAAGTGTATATATAAGTTCAGATCACCTAGAGGATCGGAAgggaatttttataaaaaataaatattttatttccataATAGTGAACTACTAGAATATGGTAGATTTATGGAATGAGCGTTGAGCGGACTTGACCACCGCTTGAACATCTTGAGAGCTCAAGCACTTATTTAAGCACTTGAGCGGTGGCTTCAGCACTTAAGTGCTTTGGCCAAAGCTTATGCACACCTATTTTAccaaaaatgagttttaaaaaattttagctcaaaaataattatttgatcaaatttttaCCCTTTTAAATACTAACTTGCCTCTAATAAACCTTTTCCAACTTACCTATGACAATTCAGTTGAATGAATAATAACTTCAAATCTTCAATGAAGAGAAAGTCACTATTTAAAAAGGATCCTAtaccaaaatgaaaatgaacatAATTGCCAACAAATAATATATGTCATTCAAAAAAGGTTTTGGATACAAgagataagaaaaagaaaataaaatatccaaACCATACAAGCAAAATAAGAGTTAAATATACCGAGCCAACATGGCTTTAGTGTACAAAACAAATAgatcacaaaagaaaaaaactataatCTAGAAAGTCAGATCCTAAGGTGGTGGTAAAGGTGTGAAACTCGAGGCACTCTGTGACTAAATCTATGAAGTAATGACCTAGAGTTACCCTCAATACATTGAGAGCGAGCATCCATCTCATGCTCATGAACATCCAATTGGGTGGTTAGAGTGGAGTGAAGCTCAACACCTAGGAATGGCAATTTCGCGGGTTTCCCGGGTCACCCACCCCGACCCGCCCCTATTGGGACGGGTATAGGAACATGGCAATTGGGGATGGGCTGGGttcaggattttttttaaaacccgaaTCGAGTTCGGGCCGGGGTCGGGTGTAGTTATAATTTGACCCGCCCCGCCCTGAATATGAAATTACTACTTTAACCCCCTACTTATAAATATTAGCTTCCTCTCCTCATTTTAGGTCTTCTTCTCTCAGTTCTCGTTCCTGTCGACGCTAGGGTTTTTCCTCCCACTCAATGGAGAAATCCATAAGATAATCCATTCGAAAATCCATTTCCTCTCAATTCATCCTTGTTTATCCCATATTCACAAGAAATCAAGAATCACAACTATTATCTTCACGTATCTACAAACCGGTaagattttttgttgattttttggttgaatgatGCCTTGATTTGGTGTTGTATTTCGTTTCTAATTCGGGAATGAGATACGAGATTTAGGATTTTTCCATTTCCAGTTTCAAATtattgaaggatttttttttctattagttttcGGGTTGCTATTTAGGGTTTTGAATCCGTTTCTTGCGAATCTTAATAGGGGCTAAGCAGATCTTATCGTCAAAGCCATTGATTCCTTTAAATCAATCAAATGCTTCAATCTTCCGGACACACACACGCTCTCTGTTTGGATctgtttctttctctctcaaagAAATGGCTCTGAGGTCTCTGGATAATGCTCTCCCAACAACACCAGAAAGGCCCAAAAAGCAAGCGAAAGTTGCAATTTCAATTCAGAAACAGTCTGATTTTGGTGTGAATGATGAGAACAAAGCTCCATTGCCACCAACTGCAGATGCCACCATTGACTACATCTCTTCTGAGAATCTTAAAGCCATGCCTGACCCAGAAACCCAGATAACTGTAAGTCTCCCTCTCTCAGTGGCTCCTCTGGAGGGAAAATTTACTTGTGATTTGAGTTAATTGTGTGTATTTCGTTTGGAAATGAAGGGTTTGACTGAGGGATTGGATTCCAAGGATTGGGCCAAGGTGTGTGAATCTCTGAACGACGCTAGGCGGTTTGCGCTGTATCATTCCGCTTTGATGGCACCGATCTTGTAAgggaatttctaattttgaaatgtttttcgGAAAATGAAGATAGGGGTCGGCTGATGTTTGTGGTGTTTGCAGAGAAAAAGTGTCGTTGGTGCTGGTGAAGGCCATGAAGAACCCTAGAAGTGCTCTGTCCAAGACCTCTATCATGGCTTCAACTGATATCTTCAATACTTTTGGTGATGAGTTGCTTTAGCCCCGCCCCGCCCCAACAACACATACCCGGGTCGGGACGAGCCGGGGATGGGATTTAATTTTAACTCTATAACGGGGGTGGGAATGCCCCACCccaccccgccccgccccgggtttgggacgggtttgggaaataactaaatattttgggatgggaatgggataggggtgacccgtcccaaacccgcccgttgccattcctatcAACACCTTAAGTACCCAAAGTATCTATGTGAAGGTGAAGTTGGTCCAATAAGTCTATCACTCTCTAAAATGGAAGAGCATCTGACTTGGGGGTAAGGTAAGTTAAGGAATGAGAGGAAACCCCTTGACCCTGACTGTGCCATCCACGAGGAATGGGCTTAGGGAAGTCAGCCTCTTGAATAAGAAGATCCTACTCTACAACATGAATCTCCTTCTCTGTAGTAGCAACCTCCTAAGCTATTGTGGCTTATAGAATAAGGCCTTATGGAGTGGCACCTTGTTGAGCAGGATCGGGTGGAATTATGGGGCCATAAACATGGTTGTAGTGCTTAGACCAGTAGCTCGCATCAATAAGAACCTGAGGTCTATGAACAATTAGAGTTTGGTCCAAGTCAAATCTAATGTCATCAAGAATCCTGGTGATGATCAAAACAAACAGGAAGCTACCTGTGTGTGAAGTCAGGTCTTGATAGGGTGTCAAGATATCCAAGATCACTTGATGTTTTTTATCTTATACATCGATGACATTCTATACTCATTGGAAAATATGTAGGATTATTATCATTAGACAAGATTTGATTATCTACTCAATTATAAATGAAAGATTTAAGAGAGACGTAATATATTCTTAGGATTAAGGTCTTTTAGGatcataagaataaaaaaattgcattgTCTTAGGTCACCCATATTTACAAGCTtttggtcaagtatgtgatgTAAGACTCCAAGTATGGTTTGCTACTCTTTAGGCATGGAACACTTCTTTCTTCAAATTAGTGTCCTTAAACATTTTAGGAGAAAGATCACATGAAAGCATAGCCTTATGTATATGATGTTGTGACTAGACCAGATATTTGTTTTACTGTAAGGATGGTAAGTAGATATTAGTCTAATTTGGACTTAGGGCATTGGACTACAATCaaacatatactcaagtatctttagAGAACAATGAATTATATGTTTGTGGATCATTGTGATGAGTTGGTACCCCTTGGGTATATGGATTTAGATTTTTAGTTTGATAAAGACTCCCCTAAGTCTATCTTCGAATTTATATTCACTTTAGGTAGTGGGGTTGTTAGATAAATGTGAAACAATCTTGTATTGTTAACTACACTATGAAGGTCGAATATGTTATTAATTCTAAGGCAATAAAGGAAGTCATTTGGCTTCTTAAGTTCCTCATAGGACTTGGGGGTAGTACCCTTGGTTGTACCGCCTTTGGTACTAATGGCATAATCTAAAAAACCAAAGAACCATTAGGAAGGTAAACACATTGAGAGGAAGCATCACTTGATACATGAGATAGTAATGAAAAGAGATGTGACTAAGGAGAAGATTGCCTCTGTGAAAACTTTGTTTACTATAATCTTTTATGGTCATAAGAATAGCTTAGGTGTCAAATGTGTTCTTAACATGTTTTAGGGTTAGTGAGAGtttgttaggatagagctctggaaaacatgacatgatgtaacaaatggTTAATTTATTAATCTATGTTCCTTGGTTTTCCTTTGTTATCATTTTTATGGATTAACTAGTCATTTGAGCATATACATCTATATCacttgtattgtacatgacttcAGTGTATTAGGAGTTATACAAAGGATACAAATCATGAGTTACTTGCAAGATGGTAAGTAGTTCACAATCAGTTCATAGATTTTGACAATCTAGTAGACACCATAGTGCATTATCTCCTAATTTGAGGAATAACTTATTTTAGCCAtcgagatgggtttcccataatgagtgcactagtgtgtgtGGTTACACATTAGGCAAaacctatagtgaatcatgatcTATGATCATTAAGTTTTCATGATTTACCAAGTTACTATACAGAATGAACTCTCGACCTTAGGAGAATATTAAGTTTACACTGAAGTCAATAAGAGACTCTGACCTATAGGTGAAACCCTAATGTTGTCATATATGATGAAAAAATCTTGAATATTTCCATTTCCCAAGCCCGGATCAGACTTGGAACATGTTTGACTATCCTAGggttttctaaatcctatgtacaacggaaaaaaaaaatgcatttttaaactttaaacaGATTAAGAAAGTGCTAACAAAAAACATACCTTAGATTTAAATGTTCCTAAATCGAATCCATGTGATGAAAATGAAGAACGAAGTTACAAAAGTTTCATAAATCCAGAGTCTTCCACCCGATAACTTGAACCTTGATCTTCACACACTTCCAGTAGGGATGTAAGAGAAGGCGAAGGCTatgattttctctctctaaagaCTGAAGACgactttttagaaaaaaaactatAGAAACCCTAACTCCTAAGGGtgtatttataggtttttccACTGTCACTAAGGGCATGGGTCACTTAAACTAGTGCAAAAtgagtcataattgattaattaacctaatagagcttattaattaatcaattagctcaatctagAGATGTTATTCACTTaaccctatgcaaccttgcataattaccaaaacgtttttatacacaaaagtgaacctaaagccaatTCGACCCTTATAACCCATGCCAATAAGATATATGAGTTCAAAGCAAGGCTATTGGGACCTATAGGAGTATTAACTatctcataatctaattttaaaattaattcaacattccactatagaaaatcaattgaacttcaatatcctatgtaaataacaacgaaaCACTACATGCTTGAGTCCATGATTTACTATCATTGCATTCAAtttccccatgaactagtgttcataGTCTAACAAAGTGAAAACTATAAACCTTTTAAGACTACCTCTAAAATCCTTAAGTcacaaatcctcttattatgtattcaattgacatgtcttagctcttCAAAAGCTAATATCAAGTTTCACTTAATGAACTACGAccatagtttacatgaacacaCTTTCTTAAGATCACCCAAAGGAACACTctatctcaatctcatgagatatcatggtacctttattgagaatacctattattACTAGTTTCAATCAACAATAATCTaattcatagggaatatataatCAACTTACAATCTTACCtgtaggtcaaagtcactgcTAATTTTACCACAAACTCGATAGTCcttcaaggttgagagataacacAATAAAGCAACTTGGTAAGGTTGTGATTACTTGATAGttttaagtcatgactcatcataggtcatgtccaatgtgtaaccatacacactaataTACTATTCATATATACTTGTGCGCTTACCATGGAAAACTCATCACAATAGCCAAGACTAGTCATCTCTCTAATTAAAAGGTGGTGTACAATAGTTTCTAATAAGTTGCTTAAGCCTATGAAccagttgtgaacaagtcatctatttgcaatgAACTTGTGATTTAGATCTTCCGtgtaactcttaatgcacccaagtcatatacaatacaAAAGATATAGGCTAGGGTGCTTACAAGATATAATACATGGAAAtaagatagataaaagtaaattggaactttattaaataaataataaaaaaccatATGTTTATTACACCATGTCATGCTTTTTAGTGCTTTATCCTAACAATATATCTCTATGAATTTTGTCACTATTGACAGAGGCTCATGGCAATAGGCATTCTTGATACAAACACCACGATATCTCAtagggattgagacaatgtattTTCTTAGTTGATCTAAAGGACATATGATTAGGAAGACTATGACAATAACAATTtgtttagtgaaatttgacatatgttcttTGAAAGTTAgaatatgttagttgatcacataataggaggatatATAACTTAAGGATTGGATAGGTAATCTCTGATAggttgataacactaccttgctAGATTACGAAAACCAATCCATGAGGATCTGTAAGCTCATGattaataacaatttctttcactttcttagGGCTTCATTTTTTCTCCTACCTTTTTACCATCTTAGACTTATGACTTATTGTTTCTCTATCAAGTTATGAAAAcccattcttttttttcatatatggCTAAATTTAAGTTTTGCAAAATATTTACTTCTTGTAGACCTGACCTAGTGATATCTCGGGTACTAATTCGAATAGAAAAGC includes the following:
- the LOC100258650 gene encoding uncharacterized protein LOC100258650, whose product is MALRSLDNALPTTPERPKKQAKVAISIQKQSDFGVNDENKAPLPPTADATIDYISSENLKAMPDPETQITGLTEGLDSKDWAKVCESLNDARRFALYHSALMAPILEKVSLVLVKAMKNPRSALSKTSIMASTDIFNTFGDELL